GGCGGTGGCCCGCCGGCTCGGGATGCGGCACGAGGGCACCCTGCGCGAGGTCGTGCCGGGTCCGGCGGGTCGGGTCGACGTCGAGGTGTGGGCGGTGCTGGCCGGGCAGTGGTCGCGGACGGGCGGCCCACGGGCGTCGGCGTAGCCGCGGGCGGTCGTCTGCGGGGGTGCCGGTGCGGGGTCGCCGGACCCCTGTTCCACATCGATGTCCTTCCCAAACGCTGCATCGAGTGATATCTATCTCACACCACCACTTCCAGCCCCCAGGAGTGCGACGTGCGGAGATCCCGACTCGTGTCCCTCGCCGTGAGTCTCGCGGCATCCATCGGCGTGACCCTCGGCGTGGCGGTGCCCGCCCAGGCGGCCCCCTCCGACCGGTACGTGGCCCTCGGCGACTCGTACGCCTCCGGCGTCGGCGCCGACAGCTACACCTCCGAGAGCGGGGCCTGCCAGCGCAGCACCAACGCCTACCCGGCGCTGTACAACACCAACGTCAAGCCCGCCTCGTACAAGTCGGTGGCCTGCTCCGGGGCGACCACCACGGACGTGGTCAACAACCAGCTCTCCGCACTGACCTCGACCACCACCCTGGTCAGCGTCACCATCGGCGGCAACGACGTCGGCTTCACCTCGATCATGAGCACCTGCGTGCTCCAGGGGGAGTCCCAGTGCGTCGCGGCCGTGCAGGCCGCCGAGAACAAGGCCCGCGCGGAGCTGCCCGGCAAGCTGGCCACCGTCTACCGGGGAATCCGGTCCCGCGCGCCGTCGGCCCGGGTGGTGGTCGTCGGCTACCCGGTCTTCTACCAGCTCGGCACGGTCTGCGTGGGGCTCACCGCGACCTCCCGCGCGAAGATCAACGAGGGCATCAACCTGGTGGACGACCTCACCCGCACCGCCGCCACCTCGGCCGGCTTCACCTTCGCCGACGTCCGGTCCGTCTTCGTCGGTCACCAGCTGTGCAGCTACGGCGAGAAGTGGCTGCACGCGCTGAACTTCGTCAACCTCGGTGTCTCCTACCACCCGACGGCGGCCGGCCAGTCCGGCGGCTACTACCCGGTCTTCCGCTCCGCGGCGGGCTGACCCGCCACCAGCGGCCGGGCCGTCGGCGATCGATCCGCCGGCGGCCCGGCCGCCGGTGTCTCCGGTCGTCGGCGCTGCCACCGCATCCTCACCGGCCGGCGGGCAGGACCTTGTCGATCGCGGCGCGCAGCTCGGCCGAGTCCGGAGTGACCGTGGGCGCGAACCGGGCGGCGACCGTGCCGTCCGGGGCGACCAGGAACTTCTCGAAGTTCCACCGGACGTCCCCGGTGTGTCCGTCGGCGTCGGGGGTGTCGACCAGCGCCGCGTAGAGCGGGTGCCGGGCCGGGCCGTTGACGTCGACCTTCTCGGTCAGCGGGAAGGTGACCCCGTAGTTGACCTGGCAGAACTCGCCGATCTCGGCCGCCGTGCCGGGTTCCTGCCCGGCGAACTGGTTGCACGGCACCCCGAGCACCACCAGCCCCCGGTCGGCGTACTCGGTGGACAGCTCCTGGAGGCCGGCGTACTGCGGGGTGAGCCCGCAGCGGGAGGCCACGTTCACCACCAGCAGCGCCCGGCCCCGGTAGCCGGCCAGGTCGACGGGTCCGCCGGTCAGGGCGTCGATCTCGATGTCGAAGACGGTCATGCCGCGAGGCTACGCGCCCGCGCGCCCCACCTCGCCCGACCGGGCCGGCGAATCGACGGATACGCATCTTGACGAAGTGATGACGGTGTGAGTAGCGTCTCCCCATCGATTTGGAAAGTTTCCTAACTGTTTGAGGAGGCGCCTCATGAAGAGATCGCTCCGCCGCGCCCTCTGGGCCGGCGCCGTCATGGCGCTGACCGTGGCGGCGGTACCGGTGACCTCGGCGTTCGGCGCCGGAAGCGTCACCGCGACATTCGCCTCGGCGCAGGACTGGGGGACCGGCCACGAGGGCCGGGTCACCGTCGCCAACGGCTCCAGCGCCAGCGTCAGCACCTGGCGTATCGAGTTCGACCTGCCGTCCGGCACCACCATCAGCAGCTTCTGGGACGCCGACGTCACCAGCAGCGGCAACCACTACGTGGCGGTGAAGAAGAGCTGGGCCGGGCCGCTCGCCCCGGGGGCCAGCTTCAGCTGGGGCTACAACGGCACCGGACCGTACCGGGCGCCGCTGAACTGCACGATCAACGGCGCGTCGTGCGGCGG
Above is a window of Micromonospora rifamycinica DNA encoding:
- a CDS encoding SGNH/GDSL hydrolase family protein, with amino-acid sequence MSLAASIGVTLGVAVPAQAAPSDRYVALGDSYASGVGADSYTSESGACQRSTNAYPALYNTNVKPASYKSVACSGATTTDVVNNQLSALTSTTTLVSVTIGGNDVGFTSIMSTCVLQGESQCVAAVQAAENKARAELPGKLATVYRGIRSRAPSARVVVVGYPVFYQLGTVCVGLTATSRAKINEGINLVDDLTRTAATSAGFTFADVRSVFVGHQLCSYGEKWLHALNFVNLGVSYHPTAAGQSGGYYPVFRSAAG
- a CDS encoding glutathione peroxidase, whose product is MTVFDIEIDALTGGPVDLAGYRGRALLVVNVASRCGLTPQYAGLQELSTEYADRGLVVLGVPCNQFAGQEPGTAAEIGEFCQVNYGVTFPLTEKVDVNGPARHPLYAALVDTPDADGHTGDVRWNFEKFLVAPDGTVAARFAPTVTPDSAELRAAIDKVLPAGR